A section of the Carya illinoinensis cultivar Pawnee chromosome 12, C.illinoinensisPawnee_v1, whole genome shotgun sequence genome encodes:
- the LOC122290236 gene encoding protein LURP-one-related 17, whose amino-acid sequence MFRFLRSMSRTVHEEVHHDDQAREEDKIGDGGACTSLTVWRKSLLMSCNGFTVIDSNGNLVYRVDNYRERRPQEVTLMDGTGKPILTMRRRKALRLVDSWLVYEGEAASDDCGTGKSLKMPVCSLRKHVNILHANRNVLAYASLGTSDRRYSYVIEGSYAHRSCKVFDEQSSRVMAEIKRKEAIKGGVSFGLEVFLLVVQPGFDRGLAMALVLLLDQMFS is encoded by the exons atgtttcGTTTCTTAAGATCAATGTCTAGGACAGTTCATGAAGAAGTGCATCATGATGATCAGGCGCGTGAGGAGGATAAGATTGGTGATGGTGGGGCATGCACGTCTCTAACTGTGTGGAGAAAGTCACTTCTGATGAGCTGTAATGGATTTACTGTTATCGATTCTAATGGAAATTTGGTCTACCGGGTTGACAATTACAGGGAACGTCGTCCCCAGGAAGTCACTCTTATGGATGGCACCGGAAAACCCATCCTCACGATGCGCCGTCGGAAG GCGCTTAGGCTAGTAGATAGCTGGCTTGTGTATGAGGGGGAGGCAGCTAGTGACGATTGTGGAACAGGTAAATCGTTAAAGATGCCCGTTTGCTCCCTGAGAAAGCACGTCAACATTTTACATGCCAATCGAAACGTGCTTGCATATGCATCTCTTGGGACCTCAGATAGAAGATATAGTTACGTGATTGAAGGTTCGTACGCCCATAGATCATGCAAAGTGTTTGATGAACAGTCAAGTAGGGTTATGGCTGAGATCAAGAGGAAGGAAGCCATTAAAGGAGGGGTGTCTTTTGGGCTTGAGGTTTTTCTTCTGGTGGTGCAGCCAGGCTTTGATCGCGGACTTGCTATGGCTTTGGTTTTGCTTTTAGATCAAATGTTTTCCTAG
- the LOC122289644 gene encoding uncharacterized protein LOC122289644 isoform X1, with protein sequence MDALELPFPMDVAVPKLMGSDGFVRAGVTVKEAEAREQGGVPVLVSPPIARCSSVLRKKESACCDKVPDTEMCTLSSQLPTFQGEDVSEHIYGMGKNRRLQNPRSDSVQLQRKAAKASRSGGACSKRPRLAQMDDSMSLAGVEDKIDITDKLGPFPTRRISPENTPLLTQKNNFNKRSDKRGLKVPAKIKYDSFSMKAGLSNFSSASGGNNFFGLYGLKLDTNDITKLVDELALNDLLDGTYKCSSLVKDKGKKAENMSEDILHSVRKAFSVLQLSRPVQSQDIADVDSFSNKKISTCILSSVSGNKGESCTPDLSSCNKDSYSKPDMLANPLDLPLYQPKDILKNLVLAEPKDLESVLLDAAKSSLRNTSDIRPGKQMSRRVSLPPFPWSHTFSGHCRNNSDAIKSATTRSTCQGRWVMIGNVSSFPRTTTDFLASIESLTYDQSLVPPGLSSENKISPLTSVRLPWSDRDSLSSATYLKASHIFRDPGGQVNYQGNAGQCPRLIAAAQTLYDIANHSVKQNPDGMIRWPKKPPQKAMRARKLKSNGKHEEIFATSIPLFASNNLVRNVDPLMSSKKPKLSMIESSKDLDHSNCLRKGPLSWSTLRSSRSSPGKSTKDTIAETKHSTVSILKQSCTMPPPTRVLDKDCNSLQKVRKLLPMDWNRGRDGLE encoded by the exons ATGGATGCGTTGGAATTACCGTTTCCTATGGACGTGGCGGTGCCGAAGCTCATGGGGTCGGACGGTTTTGTTAGAGCTGGGGTTACCGTCAAGGAAGCTGAGGCTCGTGAGCAAGGTGGTGTTCCGGTTCTCGTAAGCCCTCCGATCGCCCGGTGCAGCTCTGTTCTCAGAAAGAAAG AGTCTGCCTGCTGTGATAAGGTTCCAGATACGGAAATGTGTACGCTCTCTAGTCAGCTGCCCACTTTTCAAGGTGAAGATGTGTCTGAGCACATTTATGGTATGGGCAAAAATCGTCGTTTACAGAATCCTAGGTCTGATAGTGTACAGTTACAACGGAAAGCAGCAAAGGCATCAAGAAGTGGTGGTGCGTGTTCAAAGAGGCCACGGCTGGCTCAAATGGATGATTCTATGAGTTTGGCTGGCGTTGAGGACAAAATAGATATTACTGATAAGCTCGGGCCGTTTCCTACAAGGCGCATATCTCCAG AAAATACTCCATTGTTGACACAAAAGAACAACTTCAACAAGCGAAGCGATAAGAGAGGTTTAAAAGTTCCTGCAAAGATCAAATATGATTCTTTTTCTATGAAGGCAGGGTTGTCGAACTTCAGTTCAGCTTCTGGAGGAAACAACTTTTTTG GGTTATATGGTCTGAAGTTAGATACTAATGACATCACGAAGCTTGTGGATGAGCTGGCTTTGAACGATCTACTTGATGGCACTTACAAGTGTTCCAGTTTAGTTAAAGACAAAGGGAAGAAAGCAGAAAACATGAGTGAAGATATTTTGCATTCAGTTAGAAAAGCTTTCTCGGTCCTGCAGCTCTCCAGGCCTGTCCAGTCCCAAGATATTGCAGATGTAGATAGCTTCTCCAACAAGAAAATATCTACATGCATATTGAGCTCTGTTTCTGGCAATAAAGGAGAGTCCTGCACACCTGATCTGTCTTCATGTAACAAG GACTCTTATAGCAAGCCTGATATGCTTGCTAATCCGCTTGATTTGCCATTGTATCAACctaaagatattttaaaaaacttggTGCTTGCTGAACCCAAGGATTTGGAGTCTGTGCTCCTTGATGCGGCCAAGTCTTCTTTAAGGAATACTTCTGATATACGACCAGGCAAGCAAATGTCTCGCAGGGTCAGCTTGCCACCTTTTCCATGGTCACATACGTTTAGTGGGCATTGTAGAAATAATTCTGATGCTATTAAATCGGCTACAACTAGGAGCACATGCCAAGGTAGATGGGTAATGATAGGGAATGTTTCCAGCTTTCCAAGGACTACCACCGATTTTCTTGCAAGCATAGAGTCACTAACTTATGACCAGAGCCTGGTTCCTCCAGGACTGAgttcagaaaataaaatttcccCATTGACATCTGTTAGACTTCCTTGGAGTGACCGGGATTCGTTATCTTCTGCAACATATTTAAAAGCTTCTCACATATTTCGAG ATCCTGGAGGCCAAGTGAATTATCAAGGAAATG CAGGGCAATGTCCAAGATTAATAGCTGCTGCACAAACTCTATACGACATTGCTAATCACTCAGTCAAGCAAAATCCAGATGGAATGATAAGGTGGCCAAAGAAGCCTCCACAAAAGGCCATGAGAGCTCGCAAGCTGAAATCAAATGGTAAACACGAAGAAATATTTGCAACATCAATTCCTTTGTTCGCATCTAACAATCTGGTAAGAAACGTGGACCCTCTTATGTCCTCAAAAAAGCCTAAGCTGTCCATGATTGAGAGCAGTAAGGATCTAGATCATTCCAATTGTCTTAGGAAAGGACCATTAAGTTGGTCAACTCTCAGGTCAAGCCGATCATCGCCAGGCAAATCAACTAAGGATACGATTGCAGAAACTAAGCATTCAACTGTCAGCATTTTAAAACAATCATGCACAATGCCCCCACCTACAAGGGTTTTGGACAAGGATTGCAACAGTCTTCAGAAGGTAAGAAAATTGTTGCCCATGGATTGGAACAGAGGACGCGATGGCCTTGAATGA
- the LOC122289644 gene encoding uncharacterized protein LOC122289644 isoform X2: protein MDALELPFPMDVAVPKLMGSDGFVRAGVTVKEAEAREQGGVPVLVSPPIARCSSVLRKKESACCDKVPDTEMCTLSSQLPTFQGEDVSEHIYGMGKNRRLQNPRSDSVQLQRKAAKASRSGGACSKRPRLAQMDDSMSLAGVEDKIDITDKLGPFPTRRISPENTPLLTQKNNFNKRSDKRGLKVPAKIKYDSFSMKAGLSNFSSASGGNNFFGLYGLKLDTNDITKLVDELALNDLLDGTYKCSSLVKDKGKKAENMSEDILHSVRKAFSVLQLSRPVQSQDIADVDSFSNKKISTCILSSVSGNKGESCTPDLSSCNKDSYSKPDMLANPLDLPLYQPKDILKNLVLAEPKDLESVLLDAAKSSLRNTSDIRPGKQMSRRVSLPPFPWSHTFSGHCRNNSDAIKSATTRSTCQGRWVMIGNVSSFPRTTTDFLASIESLTYDQSLVPPGLSSENKISPLTSVRLPWSDRDSLSSATYLKASHIFRDPGGQVNYQGNGQCPRLIAAAQTLYDIANHSVKQNPDGMIRWPKKPPQKAMRARKLKSNGKHEEIFATSIPLFASNNLVRNVDPLMSSKKPKLSMIESSKDLDHSNCLRKGPLSWSTLRSSRSSPGKSTKDTIAETKHSTVSILKQSCTMPPPTRVLDKDCNSLQKVRKLLPMDWNRGRDGLE, encoded by the exons ATGGATGCGTTGGAATTACCGTTTCCTATGGACGTGGCGGTGCCGAAGCTCATGGGGTCGGACGGTTTTGTTAGAGCTGGGGTTACCGTCAAGGAAGCTGAGGCTCGTGAGCAAGGTGGTGTTCCGGTTCTCGTAAGCCCTCCGATCGCCCGGTGCAGCTCTGTTCTCAGAAAGAAAG AGTCTGCCTGCTGTGATAAGGTTCCAGATACGGAAATGTGTACGCTCTCTAGTCAGCTGCCCACTTTTCAAGGTGAAGATGTGTCTGAGCACATTTATGGTATGGGCAAAAATCGTCGTTTACAGAATCCTAGGTCTGATAGTGTACAGTTACAACGGAAAGCAGCAAAGGCATCAAGAAGTGGTGGTGCGTGTTCAAAGAGGCCACGGCTGGCTCAAATGGATGATTCTATGAGTTTGGCTGGCGTTGAGGACAAAATAGATATTACTGATAAGCTCGGGCCGTTTCCTACAAGGCGCATATCTCCAG AAAATACTCCATTGTTGACACAAAAGAACAACTTCAACAAGCGAAGCGATAAGAGAGGTTTAAAAGTTCCTGCAAAGATCAAATATGATTCTTTTTCTATGAAGGCAGGGTTGTCGAACTTCAGTTCAGCTTCTGGAGGAAACAACTTTTTTG GGTTATATGGTCTGAAGTTAGATACTAATGACATCACGAAGCTTGTGGATGAGCTGGCTTTGAACGATCTACTTGATGGCACTTACAAGTGTTCCAGTTTAGTTAAAGACAAAGGGAAGAAAGCAGAAAACATGAGTGAAGATATTTTGCATTCAGTTAGAAAAGCTTTCTCGGTCCTGCAGCTCTCCAGGCCTGTCCAGTCCCAAGATATTGCAGATGTAGATAGCTTCTCCAACAAGAAAATATCTACATGCATATTGAGCTCTGTTTCTGGCAATAAAGGAGAGTCCTGCACACCTGATCTGTCTTCATGTAACAAG GACTCTTATAGCAAGCCTGATATGCTTGCTAATCCGCTTGATTTGCCATTGTATCAACctaaagatattttaaaaaacttggTGCTTGCTGAACCCAAGGATTTGGAGTCTGTGCTCCTTGATGCGGCCAAGTCTTCTTTAAGGAATACTTCTGATATACGACCAGGCAAGCAAATGTCTCGCAGGGTCAGCTTGCCACCTTTTCCATGGTCACATACGTTTAGTGGGCATTGTAGAAATAATTCTGATGCTATTAAATCGGCTACAACTAGGAGCACATGCCAAGGTAGATGGGTAATGATAGGGAATGTTTCCAGCTTTCCAAGGACTACCACCGATTTTCTTGCAAGCATAGAGTCACTAACTTATGACCAGAGCCTGGTTCCTCCAGGACTGAgttcagaaaataaaatttcccCATTGACATCTGTTAGACTTCCTTGGAGTGACCGGGATTCGTTATCTTCTGCAACATATTTAAAAGCTTCTCACATATTTCGAG ATCCTGGAGGCCAAGTGAATTATCAAGGAAATG GGCAATGTCCAAGATTAATAGCTGCTGCACAAACTCTATACGACATTGCTAATCACTCAGTCAAGCAAAATCCAGATGGAATGATAAGGTGGCCAAAGAAGCCTCCACAAAAGGCCATGAGAGCTCGCAAGCTGAAATCAAATGGTAAACACGAAGAAATATTTGCAACATCAATTCCTTTGTTCGCATCTAACAATCTGGTAAGAAACGTGGACCCTCTTATGTCCTCAAAAAAGCCTAAGCTGTCCATGATTGAGAGCAGTAAGGATCTAGATCATTCCAATTGTCTTAGGAAAGGACCATTAAGTTGGTCAACTCTCAGGTCAAGCCGATCATCGCCAGGCAAATCAACTAAGGATACGATTGCAGAAACTAAGCATTCAACTGTCAGCATTTTAAAACAATCATGCACAATGCCCCCACCTACAAGGGTTTTGGACAAGGATTGCAACAGTCTTCAGAAGGTAAGAAAATTGTTGCCCATGGATTGGAACAGAGGACGCGATGGCCTTGAATGA
- the LOC122289644 gene encoding uncharacterized protein LOC122289644 isoform X3, which translates to MDALELPFPMDVAVPKLMGSDGFVRAGVTVKEAEAREQGGVPVLVSPPIARCSSVLRKKESACCDKVPDTEMCTLSSQLPTFQGEDVSEHIYGMGKNRRLQNPRSDSVQLQRKAAKASRSGGACSKRPRLAQMDDSMSLAGVEDKIDITDKLGPFPTRRISPENTPLLTQKNNFNKRSDKRGLKVPAKIKYDSFSMKAGLSNFSSASGGNNFFGLYGLKLDTNDITKLVDELALNDLLDGTYKCSSLVKDKGKKAENMSEDILHSVRKAFSVLQLSRPVQSQDIADVDSFSNKKISTCILSSVSGNKGESCTPDLSSCNKDSYSKPDMLANPLDLPLYQPKDILKNLVLAEPKDLESVLLDAAKSSLRNTSDIRPGKQMSRRVSLPPFPWSHTFSGHCRNNSDAIKSATTRSTCQGRWVMIGNVSSFPRTTTDFLASIESLTYDQSLVPPGLSSENKISPLTSVRLPWSDRDSLSSATYLKASHIFRDPGGQVNYQGNAGQCPRLIAAAQTLYDIANHSVKQNPDGMIRWPKKPPQKAMRARKLKSNGKHEEIFATSIPLFASNNLERTIKLVNSQVKPIIARQIN; encoded by the exons ATGGATGCGTTGGAATTACCGTTTCCTATGGACGTGGCGGTGCCGAAGCTCATGGGGTCGGACGGTTTTGTTAGAGCTGGGGTTACCGTCAAGGAAGCTGAGGCTCGTGAGCAAGGTGGTGTTCCGGTTCTCGTAAGCCCTCCGATCGCCCGGTGCAGCTCTGTTCTCAGAAAGAAAG AGTCTGCCTGCTGTGATAAGGTTCCAGATACGGAAATGTGTACGCTCTCTAGTCAGCTGCCCACTTTTCAAGGTGAAGATGTGTCTGAGCACATTTATGGTATGGGCAAAAATCGTCGTTTACAGAATCCTAGGTCTGATAGTGTACAGTTACAACGGAAAGCAGCAAAGGCATCAAGAAGTGGTGGTGCGTGTTCAAAGAGGCCACGGCTGGCTCAAATGGATGATTCTATGAGTTTGGCTGGCGTTGAGGACAAAATAGATATTACTGATAAGCTCGGGCCGTTTCCTACAAGGCGCATATCTCCAG AAAATACTCCATTGTTGACACAAAAGAACAACTTCAACAAGCGAAGCGATAAGAGAGGTTTAAAAGTTCCTGCAAAGATCAAATATGATTCTTTTTCTATGAAGGCAGGGTTGTCGAACTTCAGTTCAGCTTCTGGAGGAAACAACTTTTTTG GGTTATATGGTCTGAAGTTAGATACTAATGACATCACGAAGCTTGTGGATGAGCTGGCTTTGAACGATCTACTTGATGGCACTTACAAGTGTTCCAGTTTAGTTAAAGACAAAGGGAAGAAAGCAGAAAACATGAGTGAAGATATTTTGCATTCAGTTAGAAAAGCTTTCTCGGTCCTGCAGCTCTCCAGGCCTGTCCAGTCCCAAGATATTGCAGATGTAGATAGCTTCTCCAACAAGAAAATATCTACATGCATATTGAGCTCTGTTTCTGGCAATAAAGGAGAGTCCTGCACACCTGATCTGTCTTCATGTAACAAG GACTCTTATAGCAAGCCTGATATGCTTGCTAATCCGCTTGATTTGCCATTGTATCAACctaaagatattttaaaaaacttggTGCTTGCTGAACCCAAGGATTTGGAGTCTGTGCTCCTTGATGCGGCCAAGTCTTCTTTAAGGAATACTTCTGATATACGACCAGGCAAGCAAATGTCTCGCAGGGTCAGCTTGCCACCTTTTCCATGGTCACATACGTTTAGTGGGCATTGTAGAAATAATTCTGATGCTATTAAATCGGCTACAACTAGGAGCACATGCCAAGGTAGATGGGTAATGATAGGGAATGTTTCCAGCTTTCCAAGGACTACCACCGATTTTCTTGCAAGCATAGAGTCACTAACTTATGACCAGAGCCTGGTTCCTCCAGGACTGAgttcagaaaataaaatttcccCATTGACATCTGTTAGACTTCCTTGGAGTGACCGGGATTCGTTATCTTCTGCAACATATTTAAAAGCTTCTCACATATTTCGAG ATCCTGGAGGCCAAGTGAATTATCAAGGAAATG CAGGGCAATGTCCAAGATTAATAGCTGCTGCACAAACTCTATACGACATTGCTAATCACTCAGTCAAGCAAAATCCAGATGGAATGATAAGGTGGCCAAAGAAGCCTCCACAAAAGGCCATGAGAGCTCGCAAGCTGAAATCAAATGGTAAACACGAAGAAATATTTGCAACATCAATTCCTTTGTTCGCATCTAACAATCTG GAAAGGACCATTAAGTTGGTCAACTCTCAGGTCAAGCCGATCATCGCCAGGCAAATCAACTAA